A DNA window from Pongo abelii isolate AG06213 chromosome 2, NHGRI_mPonAbe1-v2.0_pri, whole genome shotgun sequence contains the following coding sequences:
- the USP19 gene encoding ubiquitin carboxyl-terminal hydrolase 19 isoform X22, translated as MSGGASATGPRRGPPGLEDATSKKKQKDRANQESKDGDPRKETGSRSVAQAGLELLASGDPSASASHAAGITGSRHRTRLFFPSSSGSASTPQEEQTKEELLLDWRQSAEEVIVKLRVGVVPLQLEDVDAAFTDTDCVVRFAGGQQWGGVFYAEIKSSCAKVQTRKGSLLHLTLPKKVPMLTWPSLLKPLGTQELVLGLQCQENGQELSPIALEPGPEPHRAKQEARNQKRAQGRGEVGSGAGPGAQAGPSAKRAVHLCRGPEGEGSRDDPGPRGDAPPFVADPATQVEADEQLCIPPLNPQTCLLGSEENLAPLAGEKAVPPGNDAVSPAMVRSRNPGKDDCAKEEMAVAADAATLVDGKEPESMVNLAFVKNDSYEKGPDSVVVHVYVKEICRDTSRVLFREQDFTLIFQTRDGNFLRLHPGCGPQATFRWQVKLRNLIEPEQCTFCFTASRIDICLRKRQSQRWGGLEAPAARGAVGGAKVAVPTGPTPLDSTPPGGAPHPLTGQEEARAVEKDKSKARSEDTGLDSVATRTPMEHVTPKPETHLASPKPTCMVPPMPHSPVSGDSVEEEEEEEKKVCLPGFTGLVNLGNTCFMNSVIQSLSNTRELRDFFHDRSFEAEINYNNPLGTGGRLAIGFAVLLRALWKGTHHAFQPSKLKAIVASKASQFTGYAQHDAQEFMAFLLDGLHEDLNRIQNKPYTETVDSDGRPDEVVAEEAWQRHKMRNDSFIVDLFQGQYKSKLVCPVCAKVSITFDPFLYLPVPLPQKQKVLPVFYFAREPHSKPIKFLVSISKENSTASEVLDSLSQNVHVKPENLRLAEVIKNRFHRVFLPSHSLDTVSPSDMLLCFELLSSELAKERVVVLEVQQRPQVPSVPISKCAACQRKQQSEDEKLKRCTRCYRVGYCNQLCQKTHWPDHKGLCRPENIGYPFLVSVPASRLTYARLAQLLEGYARYSVSVFQPPFQPGRMALESQSPGCTTLLSTGSLEAGDSERDPIQPPELQLVTPMAEGDTGLPRVWAAPDRGPVPSTSGISSEMLASGPIEVGSLPAGERVSRPEAAVPGYQHPSEAMNAHTPQFFIYKIDSSNREQRLEDKGDTPLELGDDCSLALVWRNNERLQEFVLVASKELECAEDPGSAGEAARAGHFTLDQCLNLFTRPEVLAPEEAWYCPQCKQHREASKQLLLWRLPNVLIVQLKRFSFRSFIWRDKINDLVEFPVRNLDLSKFCIGQKEEQLPSYDLYAVINHYGGMIGGHYTACARLPNDRSSQRSDVGWRLFDDSTVTTVDESQVVTRYAYVLFYRRRNSPVERPPRAGHSEHHPDLGPAAEAAASQGLGPGQAPEVAPTRTAPERFAPPVDRPAPTYSNMEEVD; from the exons ATGTCTGGCGGGGCCAGTGCCACAGGCCCAAGGAGAGGGCCCCCAGGACTGGAGGACGCCACTAGTAAGAAGAAGCAGAAGGATCGAGCAAACCAGGAGAGCAAGGATGGAGATCCTAGGAAAG agacagggtctcgatctgttgcccaggctggtcttgaacttctggcctcaggtgatccttctgcctcagcctcccatgcagctgggatcacaggctcacGCCACCGTACCCGGCTGTTCTTTCCTTCATCATCAGGGTCAGCATCCACTCCTCAAGAGGAGCAGACCAAAGAGG AGTTGTTGCTCGATTGGAGGCAGAGTGCAGAAGAGGTGATTGTCAAGCTTCGTGTGGGAGTAGTTCCCCTGCAGCTGGAGGATGTAGATGCTGCTTTCACAGATACGGACTGTGTGGTGCGGTTTGCAG GTGGTCAGCAGTGGGGTGGTGTCTTCTATGCTGAGATAAAAAGCTCTTGTGCTAAAGTGCAAACCCGCAAGGGCAGTCTCCTGCACCTGACACTGCCCAAAAAGGTGCCTATGCTCACGTGGCCCTCCCTCCTG AAACCTCTAGGGACCCAGGAGCTGGTGCTGGGGCTGCAGTGCCAGGAGAATGGGCAGGAACTGTCTCCCATTGCCCTGGAGCCAGGCCCTGAGCCCCACCGGGCTAAGCAGGAGGCCCGGAACCAGAAGCGGGCCCAGGGCCGTGGTGAGGTAGGCTCAGGGGCTGGCCCCGGGGCCCAGGCAGGGCCCAGCGCCAAGAGGGCTGTGCATCTCTGCAGAGGGCCAGAGGGGGAAGGGTCCAGGGATGACCCTGGACCCCGGGGTGATGCCCCACCCTTCGTGGCTGACCCAGCCACCCAG GTTGAGGCTGATGAACAGCTTTGCATACCACCGCTGAACCCCCAaacctgcctcctgggctcagaggaGAATTTAGCCCCTTTGGCAGGAGAGAAAGCAGTGCCTCCCGGGAATGACGCAGTCTCTCCAGCCATGGTCCGGAGCAGAAACCCTGGGAAAGATGACTGTGCCAAGGAGGAGATGGCAGTGGCAGCAGATGCTGCAACCTTGGTGGATGGTAAAG AGCCTGAGTCGATGGTGAACCTGGCATTTGTCAAGAATGACTCGTATGAGAAGGGCCCGGATTCAGTGGTGGTGCACGTGTACGTGAAGGAGATCTGCAGGGACACCTCGAGAGTACTTTTCCGTGAGCAGGACTTCACGCTCATCTTCCAGACcag GGATGGAAACTTCCTGAGGCTGCACCCAGGCTGTGGGCCCCAAGCCACCTTCCGTTGGCAGGTGAAGCTCAG GAATCTGATTGAGCCAGAGCAGTGCACCTTCTGTTTCACGGCTTCTCGCATCGACATCTGCCTTCGTAAGAGGCAGAGTCAGCGCTGGGGGGGCCTGGAGGCCCCGGCTGCACGAG GTGCAGTGGGTGGTGCAAAGGTTGCCGTGCCGACAGGTCCAACTCCTCTGGATTCAACCCCACCAGGAGgtgctccccaccccctgacaggccaaGAGGAGGCCCGGGCTGTGGAGAAGGATAAATCCAAGGCACGATCTGAGGACACGGGGCTAGACAGTGTGGCAACCCGCACACCCATGGAGCATGTAACCCCAAAGCCAGAGACACACCTGGCCTCG CCCAAGCCTACATGCATGGTGCCTCCCATGCCCCACAGCCCAGTTAGTGGAGACAgcgtggaggaggaggaagaggaagagaagaaggtgtGTCTGCCAGGCTTCACTGGCCTTGTCAATTTAGGCAACACCTGCTTCATGAACAGCGTCATTCAGTCTCTGTCCAACACTCGGGAACTCCGGGACTTCTTCCATG ACCGCTCCTTTGAGGCTGAGATCAACTACAACAACCCACTAGGGACTGGTGGGCGTCTGGCCATTGGCTTTGCCGTGCTGCTTCGGGCGCTGTGGAAGGGCACCCACCATGCCTTCCAGCCTTCCAAATTGAAG GCCATTGTGGCGAGTAAGGCCAGCCAGTTCACAGGCTATGCACAGCATGATGCCCAGGAGTTCATGGCTTTCCTGCTGGATGGGCTGCACGAGGACCTGAATCGCATTCAGAACAAGCCCTACACAGAGACCGTGGATTCAGATGGGCGGCCCGATGAG GTGGTAGCTGAGGAAGCATGGCAGCGGCACAAGATGAGGAATGACTCTTTCATCGTGGACCTATTTCAGGGGCAGTACAAGTCAAAGCTGGTGTGCCCTGTGTGTGCCAAG GTCTCCATCACTTTTGACCCGTTTCTTTATCTGCCAGTGCCCTTGCCACAAAAGCAAAAGGTTCTCCCTGTCTTTTATTTTGCCCGAGAGCCCCACAGCAAGCCCATCAAG TTCCTGGTGAGCATCAGCAAGGAGAACTCCACTGCGAGCGAAGTATTGGACTCCCTCTCTCAGAACGTTCATGTGAAGCCTGAGAACCTGCGTTTGGCGGAG GTAATTAAGAATCGTTTCCATCGTGTGTTCCTACCCTCCCACTCACTGGACACTGTGTCCCCATCTGATATGCTCCTCTGCTTTGAGCTGCTATCCTCAGAGTTGGCTAAGGAGCGGGTAGTGGTGCTAGAGGTGCAACAG CGCCCCCAGGTGCCCAGCGTCCCCATCTCCAAGTGTGCAGCCTGCCAGCGGAAGCAACAGTCGGAGGATGAGAAGCTGAAGCGCTGTACCCGGTGCTACCGTGTGGGCTACTGCAACCA GCTCTGCCAGAAAACCCACTGGCCTGACCACAAGGGCCTCTGCCGACCTGAGAACATTGGCTACCCCTTCCTGGTCAGTGTACCTGCCTCACGCCTCACTTATGCCCGCCTCGCTCAGTTGCTAGAGGGCTATGCCCG GTACTCTGTGAGTGTATTCCAGCCACCCTTTCAGCCAGGCCGCATGGCCTTGGAGTCTCAGAGCCCTGGCTGCACCACACTGCTCTCCACTGGCTCCCTGGAGGCTGGGGACAGCGAGAGGGACCCCATTCAGCCACCTGAGCTCCAGCTGGTGACCCCTATGGCTGAGGGGGACACAGGGCTTCCCCGGGTGTGGGCAGCCCCTGACCGGGGTCCTGTGCCCAGCACCAGTGGAATTTCTTCTGAGATGCTGGCCAGTGGGCCCATTGAGGTTGGCTCCTTGCCTGCTGGCGAGAGGGTGTCCCGACCCGAAG CTGCTGTGCCTGGGTACCAGCATCCAAGTGAAGCTATGAATGCCCACACACCCcagttcttcatctataaaattgacTCATCCAACCGAGAGCAGCGGCTAGAGGACAAAG GAGACACCCCACTGGAGCTGGGTGACGACTGTAGCCTGGCTCTCGTCTGGCGGAACAATGAGCGCTTGCAAGAGTTTGTGTTGGTAGCCTCCAAGGAGCTGGAATGTGCTGAGGATCCAGGCTCTGCTGGTGAGGCTGCCCGGGCCGGCCACTTCACCCTGGACCAGTGCCTCAACCTCTTCACACGGCCTGAGGTGCTGGCACCCGAGGAGGCCTG GTACTGCCCACAGTGCAAACAGCACCGTGAGGCCTCCAAGCAGCTGTTGCTATGGCGCCTGCCAAATGTTCTCATCGTGCAGCTCAAGCGCTTCTCCTTTCGTAGTTTTATTTGGCGTGACAAGATCAATGACTTGGTGGAGTTCCCTGTTAG GAACCTGGACCTGAGCAAGTTCTGCATTGGTCAGAAAGAGGAGCAGCTGCCCAGCTACGATCTATATGCTGTCATCAACCACTATGGAGGCATGATTGGTGGCCACTACACTGCCTGTGCACGCCTGCCCAATGATCGTAGCAGTCAGCGCAGTGACGTGG GCTGGCGCTTGTTTGATGACAGCACAGTGACAACGGTAGACGAGAGCCAGGTTGTGACGCGTTATGCCTATGTACTCTTCTACCGCCGGCGGAACTCTCCTGTGGAGAGGCCCCCCAGGGCAGGTCACTCTGAGCACCACCCAGACCTAGGCCCTGCAGCTGAGGCTGCTGCCAGCCAG GGACTAGGCCCTGGCCAGGCCCCCGAGGTGGCCCCCACGCGGACAGCCCCTGAACGCTTCGCCCCCCCTGTGGATCGGCCAGCCCCCACCTACAGCAACATGGAGGAGGTGGATTAG
- the USP19 gene encoding ubiquitin carboxyl-terminal hydrolase 19 isoform X6, with product MSGGASATGPRRGPPGLEDATSKKKQKDRANQESKDGDPRKETGSRSVAQAGLELLASGDPSASASHAAGITGSRHRTRLFFPSSSGSASTPQEEQTKEGACEDPHDLLATPPPELLLDWRQSAEEVIVKLRVGVVPLQLEDVDAAFTDTDCVVRFAGGQQWGGVFYAEIKSSCAKVQTRKGSLLHLTLPKKVPMLTWPSLLKKPLGTQELVLGLQCQENGQELSPIALEPGPEPHRAKQEARNQKRAQGRGEVGSGAGPGAQAGPSAKRAVHLCRGPEGEGSRDDPGPRGDAPPFVADPATQVEADEQLCIPPLNPQTCLLGSEENLAPLAGEKAVPPGNDAVSPAMVRSRNPGKDDCAKEEMAVAADAATLVDEPESMVNLAFVKNDSYEKGPDSVVVHVYVKEICRDTSRVLFREQDFTLIFQTRDGNFLRLHPGCGPQATFRWQVKLRNLIEPEQCTFCFTASRIDICLRKRQSQRWGGLEAPAARVGGAKVAVPTGPTPLDSTPPGGAPHPLTGQEEARAVEKDKSKARSEDTGLDSVATRTPMEHVTPKPETHLASPKPTCMVPPMPHSPVSGDSVEEEEEEEKKVCLPGFTGLVNLGNTCFMNSVIQSLSNTRELRDFFHDRSFEAEINYNNPLGTGGRLAIGFAVLLRALWKGTHHAFQPSKLKAIVASKASQFTGYAQHDAQEFMAFLLDGLHEDLNRIQNKPYTETVDSDGRPDEVVAEEAWQRHKMRNDSFIVDLFQGQYKSKLVCPVCAKVSITFDPFLYLPVPLPQKQKVLPVFYFAREPHSKPIKFLVSISKENSTASEVLDSLSQNVHVKPENLRLAEVIKNRFHRVFLPSHSLDTVSPSDMLLCFELLSSELAKERVVVLEVQQRPQVPSVPISKCAACQRKQQSEDEKLKRCTRCYRVGYCNQLCQKTHWPDHKGLCRPENIGYPFLVSVPASRLTYARLAQLLEGYARYSVSVFQPPFQPGRMALESQSPGCTTLLSTGSLEAGDSERDPIQPPELQLVTPMAEGDTGLPRVWAAPDRGPVPSTSGISSEMLASGPIEVGSLPAGERVSRPEAAVPGYQHPSEAMNAHTPQFFIYKIDSSNREQRLEDKGDTPLELGDDCSLALVWRNNERLQEFVLVASKELECAEDPGSAGEAARAGHFTLDQCLNLFTRPEVLAPEEAWYCPQCKQHREASKQLLLWRLPNVLIVQLKRFSFRSFIWRDKINDLVEFPVRNLDLSKFCIGQKEEQLPSYDLYAVINHYGGMIGGHYTACARLPNDRSSQRSDVGWRLFDDSTVTTVDESQVVTRYAYVLFYRRRNSPVERPPRAGHSEHHPDLGPAAEAAASQASRIWQELEAEEEPVPEGPGPLGPWGPQDWVGPLPRGPTTPDEGCLRYFVLGTVAALVALVLNVFYPLVSQSRWR from the exons ATGTCTGGCGGGGCCAGTGCCACAGGCCCAAGGAGAGGGCCCCCAGGACTGGAGGACGCCACTAGTAAGAAGAAGCAGAAGGATCGAGCAAACCAGGAGAGCAAGGATGGAGATCCTAGGAAAG agacagggtctcgatctgttgcccaggctggtcttgaacttctggcctcaggtgatccttctgcctcagcctcccatgcagctgggatcacaggctcacGCCACCGTACCCGGCTGTTCTTTCCTTCATCATCAGGGTCAGCATCCACTCCTCAAGAGGAGCAGACCAAAGAGG GAGCTTGTGAAGACCCTCATGATCTCTTGGCTACTCCCCCTCCAGAGTTGTTGCTCGATTGGAGGCAGAGTGCAGAAGAGGTGATTGTCAAGCTTCGTGTGGGAGTAGTTCCCCTGCAGCTGGAGGATGTAGATGCTGCTTTCACAGATACGGACTGTGTGGTGCGGTTTGCAG GTGGTCAGCAGTGGGGTGGTGTCTTCTATGCTGAGATAAAAAGCTCTTGTGCTAAAGTGCAAACCCGCAAGGGCAGTCTCCTGCACCTGACACTGCCCAAAAAGGTGCCTATGCTCACGTGGCCCTCCCTCCTG AAGAAACCTCTAGGGACCCAGGAGCTGGTGCTGGGGCTGCAGTGCCAGGAGAATGGGCAGGAACTGTCTCCCATTGCCCTGGAGCCAGGCCCTGAGCCCCACCGGGCTAAGCAGGAGGCCCGGAACCAGAAGCGGGCCCAGGGCCGTGGTGAGGTAGGCTCAGGGGCTGGCCCCGGGGCCCAGGCAGGGCCCAGCGCCAAGAGGGCTGTGCATCTCTGCAGAGGGCCAGAGGGGGAAGGGTCCAGGGATGACCCTGGACCCCGGGGTGATGCCCCACCCTTCGTGGCTGACCCAGCCACCCAG GTTGAGGCTGATGAACAGCTTTGCATACCACCGCTGAACCCCCAaacctgcctcctgggctcagaggaGAATTTAGCCCCTTTGGCAGGAGAGAAAGCAGTGCCTCCCGGGAATGACGCAGTCTCTCCAGCCATGGTCCGGAGCAGAAACCCTGGGAAAGATGACTGTGCCAAGGAGGAGATGGCAGTGGCAGCAGATGCTGCAACCTTGGTGGATG AGCCTGAGTCGATGGTGAACCTGGCATTTGTCAAGAATGACTCGTATGAGAAGGGCCCGGATTCAGTGGTGGTGCACGTGTACGTGAAGGAGATCTGCAGGGACACCTCGAGAGTACTTTTCCGTGAGCAGGACTTCACGCTCATCTTCCAGACcag GGATGGAAACTTCCTGAGGCTGCACCCAGGCTGTGGGCCCCAAGCCACCTTCCGTTGGCAGGTGAAGCTCAG GAATCTGATTGAGCCAGAGCAGTGCACCTTCTGTTTCACGGCTTCTCGCATCGACATCTGCCTTCGTAAGAGGCAGAGTCAGCGCTGGGGGGGCCTGGAGGCCCCGGCTGCACGAG TGGGTGGTGCAAAGGTTGCCGTGCCGACAGGTCCAACTCCTCTGGATTCAACCCCACCAGGAGgtgctccccaccccctgacaggccaaGAGGAGGCCCGGGCTGTGGAGAAGGATAAATCCAAGGCACGATCTGAGGACACGGGGCTAGACAGTGTGGCAACCCGCACACCCATGGAGCATGTAACCCCAAAGCCAGAGACACACCTGGCCTCG CCCAAGCCTACATGCATGGTGCCTCCCATGCCCCACAGCCCAGTTAGTGGAGACAgcgtggaggaggaggaagaggaagagaagaaggtgtGTCTGCCAGGCTTCACTGGCCTTGTCAATTTAGGCAACACCTGCTTCATGAACAGCGTCATTCAGTCTCTGTCCAACACTCGGGAACTCCGGGACTTCTTCCATG ACCGCTCCTTTGAGGCTGAGATCAACTACAACAACCCACTAGGGACTGGTGGGCGTCTGGCCATTGGCTTTGCCGTGCTGCTTCGGGCGCTGTGGAAGGGCACCCACCATGCCTTCCAGCCTTCCAAATTGAAG GCCATTGTGGCGAGTAAGGCCAGCCAGTTCACAGGCTATGCACAGCATGATGCCCAGGAGTTCATGGCTTTCCTGCTGGATGGGCTGCACGAGGACCTGAATCGCATTCAGAACAAGCCCTACACAGAGACCGTGGATTCAGATGGGCGGCCCGATGAG GTGGTAGCTGAGGAAGCATGGCAGCGGCACAAGATGAGGAATGACTCTTTCATCGTGGACCTATTTCAGGGGCAGTACAAGTCAAAGCTGGTGTGCCCTGTGTGTGCCAAG GTCTCCATCACTTTTGACCCGTTTCTTTATCTGCCAGTGCCCTTGCCACAAAAGCAAAAGGTTCTCCCTGTCTTTTATTTTGCCCGAGAGCCCCACAGCAAGCCCATCAAG TTCCTGGTGAGCATCAGCAAGGAGAACTCCACTGCGAGCGAAGTATTGGACTCCCTCTCTCAGAACGTTCATGTGAAGCCTGAGAACCTGCGTTTGGCGGAG GTAATTAAGAATCGTTTCCATCGTGTGTTCCTACCCTCCCACTCACTGGACACTGTGTCCCCATCTGATATGCTCCTCTGCTTTGAGCTGCTATCCTCAGAGTTGGCTAAGGAGCGGGTAGTGGTGCTAGAGGTGCAACAG CGCCCCCAGGTGCCCAGCGTCCCCATCTCCAAGTGTGCAGCCTGCCAGCGGAAGCAACAGTCGGAGGATGAGAAGCTGAAGCGCTGTACCCGGTGCTACCGTGTGGGCTACTGCAACCA GCTCTGCCAGAAAACCCACTGGCCTGACCACAAGGGCCTCTGCCGACCTGAGAACATTGGCTACCCCTTCCTGGTCAGTGTACCTGCCTCACGCCTCACTTATGCCCGCCTCGCTCAGTTGCTAGAGGGCTATGCCCG GTACTCTGTGAGTGTATTCCAGCCACCCTTTCAGCCAGGCCGCATGGCCTTGGAGTCTCAGAGCCCTGGCTGCACCACACTGCTCTCCACTGGCTCCCTGGAGGCTGGGGACAGCGAGAGGGACCCCATTCAGCCACCTGAGCTCCAGCTGGTGACCCCTATGGCTGAGGGGGACACAGGGCTTCCCCGGGTGTGGGCAGCCCCTGACCGGGGTCCTGTGCCCAGCACCAGTGGAATTTCTTCTGAGATGCTGGCCAGTGGGCCCATTGAGGTTGGCTCCTTGCCTGCTGGCGAGAGGGTGTCCCGACCCGAAG CTGCTGTGCCTGGGTACCAGCATCCAAGTGAAGCTATGAATGCCCACACACCCcagttcttcatctataaaattgacTCATCCAACCGAGAGCAGCGGCTAGAGGACAAAG GAGACACCCCACTGGAGCTGGGTGACGACTGTAGCCTGGCTCTCGTCTGGCGGAACAATGAGCGCTTGCAAGAGTTTGTGTTGGTAGCCTCCAAGGAGCTGGAATGTGCTGAGGATCCAGGCTCTGCTGGTGAGGCTGCCCGGGCCGGCCACTTCACCCTGGACCAGTGCCTCAACCTCTTCACACGGCCTGAGGTGCTGGCACCCGAGGAGGCCTG GTACTGCCCACAGTGCAAACAGCACCGTGAGGCCTCCAAGCAGCTGTTGCTATGGCGCCTGCCAAATGTTCTCATCGTGCAGCTCAAGCGCTTCTCCTTTCGTAGTTTTATTTGGCGTGACAAGATCAATGACTTGGTGGAGTTCCCTGTTAG GAACCTGGACCTGAGCAAGTTCTGCATTGGTCAGAAAGAGGAGCAGCTGCCCAGCTACGATCTATATGCTGTCATCAACCACTATGGAGGCATGATTGGTGGCCACTACACTGCCTGTGCACGCCTGCCCAATGATCGTAGCAGTCAGCGCAGTGACGTGG GCTGGCGCTTGTTTGATGACAGCACAGTGACAACGGTAGACGAGAGCCAGGTTGTGACGCGTTATGCCTATGTACTCTTCTACCGCCGGCGGAACTCTCCTGTGGAGAGGCCCCCCAGGGCAGGTCACTCTGAGCACCACCCAGACCTAGGCCCTGCAGCTGAGGCTGCTGCCAGCCAG GCTTCCCGGATTtggcaggagctggaggctgaggaggagccGGTGCCTGAGGGGCCTGGGCCCCTGGGTCCCTGGGGGCCCCAAGACTGGGTGGGCCCCCTGCCACGTGGCCCTACCACACCAGATGAGGGCTGCCTCCGGTACTTTGTCCTGGGCACCGTGGCAGCTTTGGTGGCCCTCGTGCTCAACGTGTTCTATCCTCTGGTATCCCAGAGTCGCTGGAGATGA